In Actinomycetota bacterium, the sequence GGCACCTTCTCACTGGACAGCCACGTCGTGCGCCCAGGGCAGGCGCTCACGGGCACTGTCGCAAACCGCTGCAGCTATCACTCGACTGGCGACTACTCACAACCCCCCGACAAGCCCTGCCCGATCGAGTGGAACCAGCTCGCGGCTGTGGGTTCGCGCATCGCTGGCTGCACCTCTGCTGACGCCACATGCACAGTCCGGATTCCGGCGAAAGCCAAGAGCAGCCCCTACCGGATCGTCACGGTGGGAATCAGCAGCGACCAGGGCACGGGCATCTCCAAGGACTACTTCGGCATCGTCGGGGGCAAGGTCCCAGAGGTCGACTGGGGCTTCAAGTTGCGCCCGTTCTGCGGGAAGGATCTCTGCCTCGCGCCCAAGAAGGACCAGATCGATCCCGAGGAGAACGCGTACTGGCGCCGGAGCACCGACGGCTATTACAGCAAGCACTCCTACAGCCTTCCGACGGGCCGAGGCCAGGAGGAGACCCAGCTCGTGCAGTACCGACCTGCGGGCACGCCCATTGCCTGGCGCGGCCAGGACGAGAGCTTCGCCAAGGCGACCGCGCATCTGGGCACGCAGTCACCGAACTACGTCATCTCCGCGCATGGCGGCTGGGAGCCGACCCTGAATGGCTTCACGCGGGTGCCCGATGGGTCGGAGGTGGTGACCTATGTGCCGCTCGGCACCGCGATGGACGGCTCCCTCGGCCCTCATGTCGACACCGGGCACCTCACGGATAAGGACAACCGTTACAAGGTGACCTACAAGGCCGGCGATCTCATGCCGAACTTCACCTTCCTCCCGTTCGACGGCGCCGAGGGCCTGTTCACCAAGCATGTCTCGGGGCCAACGACCCTCAACGACCAGTTACGACCGAACATGGGCGTGGTCGCGATCTCCGCTTGTGCCTCGATGTACCTGCCTGCCGGATCGACGCTCGAGCAGTCGCTGGCAGCCAGCCCGGTCTACATACCTGGCTCGAGCCAGGCGTCAGCCCTGCCCGAGAACGTGCATCCCACGCTCACGCCAGCCGGGGTCCTGCAGTTCCGATAGCCCGAACTTCTTGGCTCTGAAGGAACACAGCGCATGCGGTCTGCCAACGACACGCCTGCTCGACACATTCCCTTCCTGCCTGCGACTCAGTCACACCCATCCGCGCCTGAAGGCCAATGATGACGTCTCGCGTCGCAATTCCATGAGAGCAGGAGCCGCCTCGGGTATGAAACTGACGGACATGCTTGACAGTTTGGTGCTTCTGAATTTAGGGAGTACTTATGAGCGAGCGGCTTCCCTCACAAAAGTTGTTCCACCGCAAGCCATTTCCCTCATAGAGCTCCGCAAGAGTTTGCGTAGCGCCGGGTTATTAGCGGGTTATTAGCAAGGGCTCGGTAACGCCTCGAAAGGCCCGCACCGGGAACGCTAGCGCAGATGCGGGCGCGGTTTCCAACGATGATCCATGTCTTGACCACCTTAATTGGCTACCTATTTGGTCCACAATCGGTCGACAGGAACGACGAAAATCCGATCCTCGAAGTTGTAGGACCTTTGGCCGAGGTACAGCACCGCGCCTCCTATGAAGGCCTCGCCAAGTTTGTCGCGAAGGTGACTCAATGGCCGCAGTTCTTGCCCAGCGACGCGAGCTGCAGCCTTGACTTCAATCGCGACCACGCAGCCGTCATCTCGCTCAAGGACGAAGTCGACTTCGTCGTCATCGCGCGTTCGCCAGTGGCCAAATGAATGTGCGTCCGGCAGCCATGAGGCCTGCTTCTTCAACTCGCCCACCACGAATGTCTCCAGCAGGTGCCCGAACTCGGTAAGCGCTGTTGCGTCACGGCGAGCCAGCTTTGTGGCAGTCAGGCGCATCTGATGAGCGGCTACGGCCGAATCCATCATGTGCACCTTCGGTAGCCGAGCTGTTCTCGCGCTGAGGGTCTTCCCCCAAGCAGGCAGGCGATAAAGCAAGAACACATGCTCCAGAAGCGATACGTATCGCGCTGCCGTGTTCTTTTCTAGTCCAACATCCTTGGCCGCCTTCTCGATGTTGAGTACTTGCGCAGTCTGTGCTGCCAACCTTCCAAGGAAGTCCGGCAGAAGTGCCCCGTGACGGATCGCTGACAGGTCCGCAACGTCTCGCGCCAGGGTCAACGAGACGTAGTTCTTCAGCCATCGGTTGCGTGCTGCGTCGCTAGACGCTGCAAGTGCGAGAGGGAATCCGCCTACGACGATTCGGTTGATGTAGTCCTCACGCGTCGTCGTAGACAGGTCGGGGGCGACGCATGCATCCGGATCTGCGAGGAAACTCTCAAGCCAGTCTTCGTGCACCCCGCCGATTTCGCCTTGAGACAGGGGCAGCACCTCGAGCCGGTCCAGACGACCCGTCAGTGCCTGCGCTGCCCCCGGCAAAGATGCGTGTCTTGCCGAACCCGTCAAAACGAAACGACCGGGGGCTGTCCCTCTGTTGAGTTCTGCCTTGATCGCATCAAGGACGAGCGGCGCCTTCTGGTACTCATCGATACAGACGAGGTGGTCGCCCGCGATTTGCGTAGCGGGGTCAGCCAGCATCGCGGTCAAGGTCGCCGGATCATCCAGGTCGACGACACGCCCACCACGCTTCTTGGCGATCTCGCTCAGCAACGTCGACTTGCCGACAGAGCGAGGACCCTCCAGCAGGACTACCGGATCGTCCAACATGTGCTCTAAGGCGACAGCCAGGATTCGTCGACTTCTCATGCCAGAGAACTGTGTCCCCATGCATCGACTCTAGCACGGATGCGACTTTTGGAGGATCTTGGATGCGACTTTTAGAGGGTGTCAGATGCGACTTTTAGAGAAGTCAATTAGACACGCTGCCCGATCGTGCGCTGGGTCTGCTGTCGGTTGGGTTCACATCTGTTTTGTGGGACGAGGTCCTGCAGGAAGGAGGTTGCTATGCCAAAGAAGTTCCCCCCGGAGTTCAAGCGGGATGTTGTTGCGGTCGCCCGTCGTGGTGATTTGAGTATCGCTGAAGTCGCTGTTGATTTCGATATCGCTGAGGAATCGGTGCGGCGTTGGATGCGTCAAGCCGATGTCGATGACGGCATCAAGGACGGTCTGACTAGCG encodes:
- a CDS encoding ATP-binding protein — translated: MGTQFSGMRSRRILAVALEHMLDDPVVLLEGPRSVGKSTLLSEIAKKRGGRVVDLDDPATLTAMLADPATQIAGDHLVCIDEYQKAPLVLDAIKAELNRGTAPGRFVLTGSARHASLPGAAQALTGRLDRLEVLPLSQGEIGGVHEDWLESFLADPDACVAPDLSTTTREDYINRIVVGGFPLALAASSDAARNRWLKNYVSLTLARDVADLSAIRHGALLPDFLGRLAAQTAQVLNIEKAAKDVGLEKNTAARYVSLLEHVFLLYRLPAWGKTLSARTARLPKVHMMDSAVAAHQMRLTATKLARRDATALTEFGHLLETFVVGELKKQASWLPDAHSFGHWRTRDDDEVDFVLERDDGCVVAIEVKAAARVAGQELRPLSHLRDKLGEAFIGGAVLYLGQRSYNFEDRIFVVPVDRLWTK
- a CDS encoding transposase translates to MPKKFPPEFKRDVVAVARRGDLSIAEVAVDFDIAEESVRRWMRQADVDDGIKDGLTSAEQAEVVQLRRKMRRLELENEILRRAAAYFAQSSLPK